The following coding sequences lie in one Capsicum annuum cultivar UCD-10X-F1 chromosome 5, UCD10Xv1.1, whole genome shotgun sequence genomic window:
- the LOC107870263 gene encoding 60S ribosomal protein L35-2, with the protein MARIKVHELRSKSKTDLLGQLKDLKAELALLRVAKVTGGAPNKLSKIKVVRLSIAQVLTVISQKQKSALREAYKNKKYLPLDLRPKKTRAIRKRLTKHQASLKTEREKKKEMYFPLRKYAIKV; encoded by the exons ATGG CTAGAATAAAGGTACATGAGCTGAGGAGCAAGTCGAAGACGGATCTGTTAGGTCAGTTGAAGGATCTGAAGGCAGAGCTTGCACTTCTTCGTGTTGCAAAAGTTACTGGTGGTGCTCCTAACAAGCTATCCAAAAT TAAGGTGGTAAGGCTGTCGATTGCACAGGTTTTGACCGTGATCTCACAAAAGCAAAAGTCAGCTCTTAGGGAAGCTTACAAGAACAAGAAGTACTTGCCTCTTGACCTTCGCCCCAAGAAAACCAGAGCAATCCGCAAACGTTTGACTAAGCACCAG GCATCGTTGAAGACcgagagagagaagaagaaggagatgtACTTCCCATTGAGGAAATATGCAATCAAAGTGTAG